One window of Bacteroidota bacterium genomic DNA carries:
- a CDS encoding DUF805 domain-containing protein — translation MSEMKFWYREVLSKYADFTGRARRSEYWYFTLFNLLVVIAAIAIGGGTVGFYGDGIGMPIFWAIYGFVILYSLAMLIPSLAVTVRRLHDTGRSGWWYLLSFVPFGTLLLLYFFVVEGDYGPNAYGPDPKDLDDLDNRIDELYEDGGAY, via the coding sequence ATGTCTGAGATGAAGTTCTGGTACCGCGAGGTACTCTCGAAGTATGCCGACTTCACGGGGCGCGCACGCCGCAGCGAGTACTGGTATTTCACCCTCTTCAACCTGCTAGTGGTCATCGCTGCCATAGCCATCGGTGGAGGGACGGTGGGGTTCTACGGTGACGGCATCGGGATGCCCATCTTCTGGGCGATCTACGGGTTCGTGATCCTCTACTCGCTGGCGATGCTTATCCCGTCGCTCGCGGTAACCGTGCGGCGATTGCACGACACCGGGCGAAGTGGCTGGTGGTATCTGCTGTCGTTCGTCCCCTTCGGCACGCTGCTGCTGCTCTATTTCTTCGTAGTTGAGGGCGACTATGGACCGAACGCGTACGGTCCCGACCCCAAGGATCTGGACGATCTCGACAACCGCATCGATGAACTGTACGAGGACGGCGGAGCCTACTGA
- the uvrB gene encoding excinuclease ABC subunit UvrB has product MANITRIDTPFRLDAPFKPTGDQPRAIGELTEGLLRGDRYQTLLGATGTGKTFAIANVVKNIGKPTLVLSHNKTLAAQLYAEFKEFFPNNAVEYFISYYDYYQPEAYIVSSDTYIEKDMAINEQIDRLRLSATSSLVSGRDDVIVVASVSCIYGLGNPEEYKKQIVQIKQGMEIERNELLRRFIHVFYERNDIEFAPGAFRVRGDTVDLFPAYYENEAYRFSFWGDEIERIVRIDPLTGAELAAPEEIVTIYPAKHFVTPEDQIDRAIKLIEDELRWRLEVLRVEDKLVEAQRLEQRTLFDLEMIKEVGYCSGIENYSRHMDGREPGTRPSCLLDYFPDDFLLVMDESHVTVPQVRGMYNGDRARKLNLVEHGFRLPSALDNRPLTYEEFERFHKNVIFVSATPADYEIDESEGVIVEQIIRPTGILDPVVEVRPVDGQIDDLLEEIRQRVRRQERVLVTTLTKRMSEDLTEYLDAFGIRVRWLHSEIDALQRVDILRDLRLGEFDVLVGVNLLREGLDLPEVSLVAILDADKEGFLRSERSLIQTAGRAARNAGGKVIMYANRVTDSMRRMMDETERRRELQEAYNEEHGITPMTVTKSADQIKRGTAIADHKAEDEDGPRSFYSGPEQLPKVADPVMQYLTDDQKRDLVAQLSREMEEASERLEFERAAELRDEITALENSLKGAA; this is encoded by the coding sequence ATGGCGAACATCACCCGCATCGACACGCCGTTTCGTCTCGACGCTCCGTTCAAGCCAACCGGCGACCAACCGCGCGCCATCGGTGAATTGACCGAAGGCTTGCTGCGCGGCGATCGCTACCAAACGCTTCTCGGGGCGACGGGCACGGGCAAGACGTTCGCCATCGCCAACGTCGTCAAGAACATCGGCAAACCGACGCTGGTGCTCTCGCACAACAAGACGCTCGCGGCGCAGCTCTACGCCGAGTTCAAGGAGTTCTTTCCCAACAACGCGGTCGAGTACTTCATCTCGTACTACGACTACTACCAGCCCGAGGCCTATATCGTCTCGTCCGACACGTACATCGAGAAGGACATGGCGATCAACGAGCAGATCGACCGGCTGAGGCTCTCAGCAACGAGTTCGCTCGTTTCAGGCCGGGACGATGTCATCGTGGTGGCGTCGGTATCGTGCATCTACGGCCTCGGCAATCCGGAGGAGTACAAGAAGCAGATCGTCCAGATCAAGCAGGGCATGGAGATCGAGCGCAACGAGCTACTGCGGCGCTTCATCCACGTCTTCTACGAGCGCAACGACATCGAATTTGCGCCCGGCGCTTTCCGCGTCCGCGGCGATACGGTCGACCTCTTCCCCGCCTACTACGAGAACGAAGCCTACCGCTTCAGCTTCTGGGGCGACGAGATCGAGCGCATCGTGCGGATCGACCCGCTCACCGGCGCCGAGCTCGCCGCGCCGGAGGAGATCGTGACGATCTACCCTGCCAAGCACTTCGTCACGCCGGAGGACCAGATTGACCGCGCCATCAAATTGATCGAGGATGAGCTACGCTGGCGGCTCGAAGTGCTCCGCGTCGAGGACAAGCTCGTCGAGGCACAGCGACTGGAACAGCGCACGCTCTTCGATCTGGAGATGATCAAAGAAGTCGGCTACTGCTCGGGCATCGAGAACTACAGCCGCCACATGGACGGCCGTGAGCCCGGCACCCGCCCGAGTTGCCTCCTCGACTACTTCCCCGATGACTTCCTCCTCGTCATGGACGAGAGCCATGTCACCGTACCGCAAGTGCGGGGGATGTACAACGGCGACCGCGCCCGCAAGCTCAACCTCGTCGAGCACGGCTTCCGGCTGCCGTCGGCGCTCGACAACCGGCCGCTGACCTACGAGGAGTTCGAGCGCTTCCACAAGAACGTGATCTTCGTGAGCGCCACGCCCGCCGACTACGAGATCGACGAGTCAGAGGGCGTGATCGTGGAGCAAATCATCCGACCAACGGGCATCCTCGACCCAGTGGTAGAGGTGCGCCCCGTCGATGGCCAGATCGACGACCTCCTCGAAGAGATCCGCCAGCGCGTACGTCGGCAAGAGCGCGTGCTTGTGACGACGCTCACAAAGCGTATGAGCGAGGACCTCACCGAGTACCTCGATGCCTTCGGTATCCGCGTGCGGTGGCTTCACTCCGAGATCGACGCCCTCCAGCGCGTCGACATTCTCCGTGACCTGCGCCTGGGCGAGTTCGACGTGCTCGTGGGCGTGAACCTCCTTCGCGAAGGGCTCGACCTTCCTGAAGTCTCCCTTGTTGCGATCCTCGACGCCGACAAAGAAGGGTTTCTGCGCTCTGAGCGGTCGCTCATCCAGACGGCGGGCCGCGCGGCGCGCAACGCGGGCGGCAAAGTCATCATGTACGCTAACCGCGTCACCGACTCCATGCGGCGCATGATGGACGAGACGGAGCGCCGCCGCGAGTTGCAGGAAGCCTACAACGAGGAGCACGGCATCACGCCGATGACCGTCACGAAATCCGCCGACCAGATCAAGCGCGGCACCGCCATCGCCGATCACAAGGCCGAGGACGAAGACGGACCGCGCAGTTTCTACAGCGGACCGGAGCAACTTCCGAAGGTGGCCGACCCGGTGATGCAGTACCTCACCGACGACCAGAAGCGCGACCTCGTGGCGCAGCTCTCACGCGAAATGGAAGAGGCCTCGGAGCGCCTAGAGTTCGAGCGCGCCGCTGAACTCCGCGACGAGATCACCGCGCTGGAAAACTCGCTCAAAGGGGCGGCCTAG